A genomic window from Brassica oleracea var. oleracea cultivar TO1000 chromosome C8, BOL, whole genome shotgun sequence includes:
- the LOC106309873 gene encoding 2-phytyl-1,4-beta-naphthoquinone methyltransferase, chloroplastic yields MAALLGIVFPVTFPGQGQLPVKLHSRRRSVVKSSSSSDERQTLFNRIAPVYDNLNDLLSLGQHRIWKNMAVSWSGARTGDKVLDLCCGSGDLAFLLSEKVGPSGKVMGLDFSSEQLAVAASRQKLRVRSCYKCIEWIGGDATDLPFDDCEFDAITMGYGLRNVVDRDRAMREMYRVLKPGSRVSILDFNKSNQSVTTFMQDWMIDNVVVPAATLYDLAKEYEYLKYSINGYLTGEELETLASEAGFSSARHYEISGGFMGNLVAVR; encoded by the exons ATGGCGGCTCTACTCGGTATCGTCTTCCCGGTGACCTTCCCCGGCCAAGGCCAGCTCCCGGTAAAACTCCATTCGCGACGGAGGTCGGTGGTTAAGTCCTCGAGCTCCTCCGACGAACGTCAGACTCTATTCAACCGCATTGCTCCCGTTTACGATAAC CTGAACGATCTCTTGAGCTTAGGACAACATCGTATCTGGAAGAACATGGCTGTTTCCTGGAGCGG AGCGAGAACAGGAGATAAAGTTCTCGACTTGTGTTGTGGAAGTGGTGATTTAGCCTTTCTCTTGTCTGAGAAAGTTGGTCCAAGTGGAAAG GTAATGGGTTTGGATTTCTCCTCTGAACAACTAGCTGTTGCAGCTTCTAGACAGAAACTTAGAGTGAGGTCTTGCTACAAGTGTATAGA GTGGATTGGAGGTGATGCTACTGATTTGCCATTTGATGACTGTGAATTTGATGCTATTACGATGGGTTATGGTCTTAGAAATGTTGTTGATAGAGATAGAGCCATGAGGGAGATGTATCGGGTTCTGAAACCAG GCTCGAGAGTGTCCATACTTGATTTCAATAAGAGCAATCAATCAGTTACTACATTTATGCAG GATTGGATGATTGACAATGTAGTTGTCCCTGCGGCTACTCTTTATGATCTTGCAAAAGAGTATGAATATCTGAAGTATTCAATCAATGGGTACCTAACAG GAGAAGAGCTGGAGACTCTTGCTTCGGAAGCTGGCTTCTCAAGTGCCCGTCATTATGAGATTAGCGGTGGTTTCATGGGGAATTTGGTCGCTGTGAGGTGA
- the LOC106311099 gene encoding uncharacterized protein LOC106311099, with protein MSTTTHMTILGMIFLLLAASCRSAAAFSLFLDDPCTVTDFPALCRGTIKGQKNVNAATDVAIAELMKRTRHARDIAKKELKVLDGGVSTCLSNFNSAFDNLDKALKNIKEGDRFSLNINLSAALTDYDTCSETMKGTPGNNAIYKSAGVLYKMADNCLALSTLFN; from the coding sequence ATGTCAACCACTACCCATATGACCATCCTCGGGATGATCTTCCTCCTCCTCGCCGCCTCATGCAGAAGCGCTGCAGCGTTTAGCCTCTTTCTCGACGACCCTTGCACGGTGACGGATTTTCCTGCACTGTGCAGAGGCACCATTAAGGGTCAAAAGAATGTGAACGCAGCTACTGATGTGGCCATAGCAGAGCTTATGAAGAGGACGAGGCATGCCAGAGATATCGCCAAGAAAGAGCTGAAAGTACTTGACGGAGGTGTTTCGACTTGTTTGTCTAACTTCAATAGCGCGTTTGACAATTTGGACAAGGCCCTTAAGAACATTAAGGAAGGTGACCGTTTTAGCCTTAACATTAACCTTAGTGCTGCGTTAACGGACTACGATACTTGCAGCGAGACAATGAAGGGAACTCCGGGGAATAACGCCATTTATAAATCCGCAGGGGTTTTGTACAAGATGGCTGATAATTGTTTGGCTCTTTCTACCCTTTTTAATTAA